The Sphingorhabdus lutea genome segment TCTTTCGATAATCAGAATTGATATTTGAATTGGCCCAGAGTGCCAAAAGAGTCAATGCGACTTTTCACATATCCACAATTTTATTTCGTTAATTTTTGCGACAGCGCCATGATAGACGCATTTTCGTGCACATGGCTGCCCCCGCCCTTTGCCATTAACAATGTCATCATCGCGCGTGCGACATCTTGCGCCCTTACCGAACGATATTTTGCCCATTTACCCTGTAATAAAATATCAAAAAGGGGCGATATCATCATCGCCATTTTCTCAAGCGGCCTCGAATCATTTTCCCGCCGTCCGCGCAACAGGCCGGGCCGGATAATATCCAACCGTGCAAAATTCATCGCCCTAATTTTTTTATCGACCATGCCCTTTGTTTGAAGATAAAAATTCTTCGCCTCTGCATTTGCCTGCGCCGATGATATTAAAATCACATGCTCCACCCCTGCATTCTTGGCCGCAGAAATGACCGACAAAATTAAATCATGGTCTATTTTAAAAAATTCTTCATTACTGCCCGCCTTTTTACGTGTCGTGCCAAGACAACAGACAAGCTGTTTTGCGCCGCTATTCATAATATATTGCGGCCAATTTTCCGGGCTTGCCTGATGATGTATCATACCCACAGCTAGGGGGTGGGCGCGTGATCGGCCAATGCTGGCCGTGCTTAACCCCATATTTTCCTGATCCAATATTTTTAACAATTCCGACCCAACCAAACCAGTTGCACCGAAAATAAGAATTGGTCTTTGTTCCATCATAATGCCGATATCATATTGCCATGATTTTTTCATGATATTTTTGGGCATATCTATCTGTCATTCCCGCCAAAAAATCGGCAATATGGCGCTGCCTATCTGGTGATTGCGAAGGCAATCGGGCATACCAATCATTGGGTAATAGCGCGGGATTGGCCAATAATTTGTCCATTATATTGGAAATAATAATCGCCGCTTTTTCCGCCGCCGCCAATTGTTGCGGGTGATGATATAAACGCCGGTACATAAATTTCTTTAATGCGCGTTCATTTTCCTTCATTTCAGGAGAGAAAGTAACAATTTGAACGCCGCATTGCCGCACATCATCCAATGATGAAATATTATATCTCTCAATATTTTGCCTTGTCGTCAAAATAACATCATTAACCATCGCACCAATTTGTTCACGAATAAATTCTGCGATCAATTTATCCTTTGCCGCATGGGGATATTTTGCGGCCAATATATTCCACCTTGCCTCCACAAATGGCAATTCGAACAAATCTTCTATTTCCAATAAACCTGCACGAATTCCATCGTCAATATCATGATTATCATAGGCAATGTCATCGGCAATGGCCGCTACCTGCGCCTCCAATGATGGCCATTGGTCCAAATGAAAATCAAATTTCTTATTGGCCTGTTCCAATGCCCAGCTTGGCCGCTTTATTGGGCCATTATGCTTGGTCAGCCCTTCCAATAATTCCCAACTTAAATTTAGCCCCTGCCATTCAATATAGGGGCTGTCCAATATCATCAATGTTCGGATGGTTTGCGCATTATGGTCAAATCCGCCATATTTTTCCATTGATTTTTGCAGCGCATCTTCACCCGCATGACCAAAGGGGGGATGGCCAATATCATGCGCCAGACATAGCGCCTCGGTCAAATCTTCATCCAAGCCTAATATACGCGCGATGGTTCGGCCAATTTGCGCGACTTCCAAACTATGGGTTAATCGAACGCGATAATGATCGCCGCCCGGCGCGACAAAAACCTGTGTCTTATGGCCCAACCGCCGAAAACTTATCGAATGGATAATCCGGTCTCGATCGCGCTGAAAAATATTTCGCGGCCCTCTATTTCTATCATCGCCCTCATGCACCAAACGCCCTTTGCTATATTCGGCATTGCTGGCATAGGCTGCCCTGTTCATTTGTGACATAATTTTTTTACCGATTATTTAATGGGGTCAACCACGACGCCGTCTTCGCTCATCCAAACAAAGCTGTCGCCGCCGGCTTTGCGATATTCCGCATCCCATTTTTTGGCGTCCGCAGCATTGTCAAATGGCCCGACCACCAATCGATTGGTTTTGCCCCATGCGGAAACTGCGCCGCTTCTTCCTTTAAATAATTTTTCATATTTTTTGGTCAAACGGCGAAAATCAAAACCCAATGCCTTTTCATCGCTGCCCGTTGCCACCTGCACCCATGCCCGCGCAGGATGAACAGGTTTTTTCTTTTCTGCGGGCTTTGACTTTTCCTTTTCAATCTTTTTTTCATCGACCTTTTTCGGCTCTGGCGGTGCAGCTTTGGCCGGTGTGATGGTCGCCAAATTCACCGCAACAACCGCCGATTTTTTTTCACTTTCCGGAATTTCAATGGAATTAACCAACGCGCCCAAATCAAATCCGCCAATTTCCTTTTCACCATTATTTGCATTTTGCGGCGCAGCAACAGGCATGTCAGATGTTGGCACTGAAGATGCGGGCAAAGTAGCGCTGGTTACTGTTGCGGCTGGTAAGGTGGCGGCGGGTAAAGCGGGGTTCGACGTTTCTATTTTCTGCGCTATATTCAGGTCTTTTATTTCTGGTTTAATCACCGATTTAATTTCTGCGCCTTCATTCAAGACACGCACTGGCGGAGAAATTGCGGGCAATTCCGCCGTACCTTGTGTATCACTATTTTGTTTTATTACTGCTGAAAATGCCGGCTTCACCTCATTTGCCGGAGATACTGCAATGGATGGCGCGGCGGGTGTATTTGCAATTGCAGCGGGCGTTTGTTTTTCAATTGTCGCAACATTTACCATGGCATTACCTGCGGCATCTTCCTGCCGTGTAATTTTAATGGCGGGCCGCACATTTGCTGGCTCTGGTAATTGAGCAATGGCGATTTTTTGCGTTTCAGTTTTTTTCTTTTCCCTTGGCGGCTTTGGCACATAATTACGTGCGCTATCACGCGCGTTTTGCTTGCGCCTTAATGATCGCGAATTTGCCGCATCGTCATCTATGGCGGCGATTTTTGTGTCATTTTGCGCTGGCTTCTCACCCAATGGCGTGCCGGATGGAATCAACCTGCCCCCACTGCCATTCGCGCCAATGGGGCCACTATTTACCGTCTGTGTGCTGGCGGCAATTTTAACCGCGTCACTATCACGCCCAATGGAAATAGCGGGAAAATGCCCCATATGCATTGCCGCTGCCTTTTGCGCGGGGGTTAATCGCGCCATGCTTTTCAAATATGGCCTGAATCTCTCGGCAATGGCGGGCTGCATAAAACCTTGCACCACTTTGAACGCCTCTTTTTCATCGCCATCAGCGGCCAATATCAATGCACGGGCGCGCCATGCCTCTGGCACTTGGCGGTCCAATAATGGGTTTAACATGGACGACGCATCGGCCTGACGCCCTGAAAGCGCCAGCGATATGGCATGGCGGATAATCAAATTATCGCTATTCACAGCCGTTGCAGCAAGTTGATAATCACGCTGCGCCTGTCCAAAATTACCCAATAAATCAAATGCAAGGCCCCGTTCCATGGCAATGGACCGTTCGGTCACGCCCAATTTCACCGCATCATCAAAATATTTCAGCGCGGTAAAAGGGTCTTCATTTTGGATATAGGATGTGCCCAATCCCGCCTTTATCCGGCCATTGGCGGGCTGCACTGCCTCTGCGCGCAGGAAAAACAACCTTGCCGCCTCTACATCGCCCAATAATAATGACGCATTGCCCGCGTCAATTAACGCATCGGCATCCATCGCATCGCGCCCAATCCGGCGCATGGCATTTTGCAATTCAATCGAACCGGGCAGCTCATTAACCTGATCCTGCATGGCAAAGGCCGGCGTCATTTGGCTATAGGACGCCCCCACCAAAGCACATGATAAAAGCAGCAATTTAACCCGCATATATAAACCCTAATCCTGATAATAAATTATGCGGCGACTATTTGGGCCACATCATCCCATATTAAATATAGCCTATCATATTTATTCCAAGATAAGTTATAATTTTCGCGGGCAAAATGTGCCAAAAGCCAGTTAAGTGGCGCCAAAATAAATATGGCGGCCAATTTATGACCGCCATATCCGTTATATCATGATTATTTTGACCAGGTTAATTACCCTGTCTGTTCAAAAAGCGGGGAATATTTGGTCCATCGCCACCATCATCATTATCATCGCGTGACGAACCTAGCCCCTTGGAAAGATTTGACATGCGTTCAAACAATGTGCCGCCGCCCGTTGCAATGCGCGGCGCGGGGGATTCGGGTTGTTTTGGCGCTTCCTCAATTTCTTCGGCAACGCTATTTTCGCTGCCCAATTCTAACATATCGCCATCATCATGCGATTGTTGATCTGCAGTGTGAGAAGATGCCTTGTTATCCTCAAAAGGATCAGACAATGTCATCACTTCTTCTTTAACAGGTTCTTCAGACATTGGCGCACTTAATTCCATTGGTGCTTCTTGTGGTTTTTCAGCATCAACCTCTGGCGCAATTGGCGCGGCAGTTTCTTCTTGTTGGAAAGAAAATGACGCCTTTGGCTGCGGCGTTACCGGCGCAGATGCCTTTGCAAATGTCATGGGACGCTGGCTGGCCGCATTTGCGCCCATATCCGCATCAATACCTGTGGCAACAACCGACACGCGGATTTTGCCATTCAAATCATTGTTAAATGCCGAACCCCAAATAATATTGGCATCAGGATCAACCAATTCACGAATATGGTTTGCGGCCTCATCCACCTCCATCAGGCGCATATCTTCACCGCCGGTTATGGAAACAATAACTCCCTTTGCACCTTGCATCGACACGCCGTCAAGCAAGGGGTTGGCAATTGCTTTTTCCGCAGCTTCTAATGCGCGGCCATCGCCCTCTGCCTCACCCGTGCCCATCATCGCCTTGCCCATTTCGTGCATCACACTACGCACATCGGCAAAGTCTAGGTTGATAAGGCCCGGCATTATCATCAAATCGGTAATGCCGCGTACGCCCTGTTGCAAAACCTCATCAGCAAGCAGAAATGCCTCTTTAAAGGTGGTGTTTGGATTGGCGACTAAAAACAGATTTTGATTTGGAATGACGATTAAGGTATCGACATGCTTTTGCAATTCTTCAATACCGCTATCGGCCGATTTCATCCGGCGCGAACCTTCAAACATAAATGGCTTGGTTACCACGCCGACCGTCAAAATATTCATTTCGCGGGCCGCCTGCGCAATAACAGGCGCCGCGCCTGTACCGGTGCCGCCACCCATGCCCGCGGCGATAAAGCACATATGCGATCCCTCAATCGCTTTTTTAACCTGCTCAATTGTTTCCTCGGCGGCTGCACGGCCAACCTCTGGCCGTGAACCTGCACCCAATCCTTGGGTAATATCTGGCCCCAATTGGATGCGATGTTCCGCAGGGGAGGAATTTAATGCCTGCGCATCGGTATTGGCAACCATGAAATCAACGCCCTCTACATTGGCGTTAATCATATTTGCAATCGCATTGCCGCCTGCGCCGCCAACGCCGATAACGGCGATTTTTGGACGAAGCTCATCAACTGCTGGTGGTCCAATATTGATGCTCATCTTTACTACCCCTTTAACCTTAATAAATTTCCAAATGAAATGAGAATAATATGCTCACGTCCAAATGAATATAATTTTTTAATATACTAGAAACATGCCATAGACAATTTTTACAGATTATAAAGCATAAATGACATATTTACGCAGTAAAAACTCTATCAATAATTTTCCTTAATCACCGATATAATTTTTTGAAATAATGATTTTGGCGCCGAACCCATGCCTGTTTGTTCGGCATAATCAATCATCCCCATATCCTTTTGATCCAAAAAGGCAAATTGCACCATTCCGGCCAAGGTGGCATAGGCTGGGCCATGATGCGCATCGGGCAGGCCGCTAAAATATTCTGGTTTGCCAATACGGACATTTATGCCCAAAGAGGATTGAAAATAATCGGCCAATCCTGTCAAATTGGCACAGCCCCCTGTCACGACAACCAATTTTACCTGTCCATGCTCCTTCATCATATCTCGAATGGTGGCGGCAACTTCGCGTGAAATATTGTCCAATTTTTCACAAATTGCGGTATTTAATTGCGCCCGGGTAATTGATTGCACATTGGAATGGCTTGTCCCTTCCTGTTTATCCAATTCGATTATATCTTGATTATCCCTTGGGCTTTGCTGGGCCGACCCGTAAAAACATTTAATCCGCTCTGCATGGCCGCGCCTTATCCCAAAACTGGACGCCACATGATCGGTAATATCATT includes the following:
- the ftsZ gene encoding cell division protein FtsZ codes for the protein MSINIGPPAVDELRPKIAVIGVGGAGGNAIANMINANVEGVDFMVANTDAQALNSSPAEHRIQLGPDITQGLGAGSRPEVGRAAAEETIEQVKKAIEGSHMCFIAAGMGGGTGTGAAPVIAQAAREMNILTVGVVTKPFMFEGSRRMKSADSGIEELQKHVDTLIVIPNQNLFLVANPNTTFKEAFLLADEVLQQGVRGITDLMIMPGLINLDFADVRSVMHEMGKAMMGTGEAEGDGRALEAAEKAIANPLLDGVSMQGAKGVIVSITGGEDMRLMEVDEAANHIRELVDPDANIIWGSAFNNDLNGKIRVSVVATGIDADMGANAASQRPMTFAKASAPVTPQPKASFSFQQEETAAPIAPEVDAEKPQEAPMELSAPMSEEPVKEEVMTLSDPFEDNKASSHTADQQSHDDGDMLELGSENSVAEEIEEAPKQPESPAPRIATGGGTLFERMSNLSKGLGSSRDDNDDGGDGPNIPRFLNRQGN
- a CDS encoding NAD-dependent epimerase/dehydratase family protein codes for the protein MKKSWQYDIGIMMEQRPILIFGATGLVGSELLKILDQENMGLSTASIGRSRAHPLAVGMIHHQASPENWPQYIMNSGAKQLVCCLGTTRKKAGSNEEFFKIDHDLILSVISAAKNAGVEHVILISSAQANAEAKNFYLQTKGMVDKKIRAMNFARLDIIRPGLLRGRRENDSRPLEKMAMMISPLFDILLQGKWAKYRSVRAQDVARAMMTLLMAKGGGSHVHENASIMALSQKLTK
- a CDS encoding SPOR domain-containing protein, which codes for MRVKLLLLSCALVGASYSQMTPAFAMQDQVNELPGSIELQNAMRRIGRDAMDADALIDAGNASLLLGDVEAARLFFLRAEAVQPANGRIKAGLGTSYIQNEDPFTALKYFDDAVKLGVTERSIAMERGLAFDLLGNFGQAQRDYQLAATAVNSDNLIIRHAISLALSGRQADASSMLNPLLDRQVPEAWRARALILAADGDEKEAFKVVQGFMQPAIAERFRPYLKSMARLTPAQKAAAMHMGHFPAISIGRDSDAVKIAASTQTVNSGPIGANGSGGRLIPSGTPLGEKPAQNDTKIAAIDDDAANSRSLRRKQNARDSARNYVPKPPREKKKTETQKIAIAQLPEPANVRPAIKITRQEDAAGNAMVNVATIEKQTPAAIANTPAAPSIAVSPANEVKPAFSAVIKQNSDTQGTAELPAISPPVRVLNEGAEIKSVIKPEIKDLNIAQKIETSNPALPAATLPAATVTSATLPASSVPTSDMPVAAPQNANNGEKEIGGFDLGALVNSIEIPESEKKSAVVAVNLATITPAKAAPPEPKKVDEKKIEKEKSKPAEKKKPVHPARAWVQVATGSDEKALGFDFRRLTKKYEKLFKGRSGAVSAWGKTNRLVVGPFDNAADAKKWDAEYRKAGGDSFVWMSEDGVVVDPIK
- a CDS encoding deoxyguanosinetriphosphate triphosphohydrolase, with product MSQMNRAAYASNAEYSKGRLVHEGDDRNRGPRNIFQRDRDRIIHSISFRRLGHKTQVFVAPGGDHYRVRLTHSLEVAQIGRTIARILGLDEDLTEALCLAHDIGHPPFGHAGEDALQKSMEKYGGFDHNAQTIRTLMILDSPYIEWQGLNLSWELLEGLTKHNGPIKRPSWALEQANKKFDFHLDQWPSLEAQVAAIADDIAYDNHDIDDGIRAGLLEIEDLFELPFVEARWNILAAKYPHAAKDKLIAEFIREQIGAMVNDVILTTRQNIERYNISSLDDVRQCGVQIVTFSPEMKENERALKKFMYRRLYHHPQQLAAAEKAAIIISNIMDKLLANPALLPNDWYARLPSQSPDRQRHIADFLAGMTDRYAQKYHEKIMAI